From Chryseobacterium joostei, the proteins below share one genomic window:
- a CDS encoding sterol desaturase family protein, whose amino-acid sequence MFDFSKIFESDGPDIVYTWTIPVFAAIIFIEMAYSHFNKEKLYETKDVATNVLFALLNYSLDIIMKGFSMFVMMFFYHYRIFDWEVGIWYWIAVFLAQDFAYYVHHYVDHHSRVFWAVHITHHNSDYFNITTGFRSPVFQPLYRYLFFSPLAFVGFHPLHVMVAYSSIQIYGTFVHTQSIKSMGFLEYFLVTPSHHRVHHACNIKYLDRNMGMGLIIWDKIFGTFEKEDPEVPVKYGIYPKMKSKDPATVLFYEWRRIGKDLRQPGLSFKNRIQYLFYSPGWRHDGTGKTVKQYQKEYKEKMTKKTSTVTEEVTSEPKFEYSDK is encoded by the coding sequence ATGTTTGATTTTAGTAAAATCTTTGAAAGCGATGGACCGGATATTGTATATACGTGGACCATTCCGGTATTTGCGGCTATTATTTTTATAGAAATGGCTTATAGTCACTTTAATAAAGAGAAGCTTTACGAAACCAAAGACGTGGCTACGAATGTTCTTTTTGCTCTTTTAAATTATAGTCTGGACATTATCATGAAAGGGTTTTCTATGTTTGTCATGATGTTCTTTTATCATTACCGTATTTTCGACTGGGAAGTTGGAATATGGTATTGGATTGCGGTATTTCTAGCCCAGGATTTTGCTTATTATGTTCATCATTATGTAGACCATCACTCCCGTGTTTTCTGGGCGGTACACATTACTCATCATAATTCTGATTATTTCAATATCACCACAGGTTTCAGAAGTCCTGTATTTCAGCCTTTGTACAGATACCTGTTCTTTTCTCCGCTGGCATTTGTAGGGTTCCATCCGTTGCATGTCATGGTAGCGTATTCTTCCATCCAGATCTATGGCACCTTTGTACATACACAATCTATTAAGAGCATGGGCTTTCTGGAATATTTTTTAGTAACACCCTCACACCACCGCGTACATCATGCATGTAATATCAAATATCTTGATCGTAATATGGGCATGGGATTGATTATCTGGGATAAAATCTTTGGAACATTTGAAAAGGAAGATCCTGAAGTTCCTGTTAAATATGGTATATATCCGAAAATGAAATCCAAGGATCCGGCAACAGTTCTGTTTTATGAATGGCGAAGAATAGGAAAAGATTTGAGACAACCTGGTCTATCTTTCAAGAATCGAATTCAATATCTTTTTTACTCGCCGGGATGGAGACATGATGGCACCGGAAAAACGGTAAAACAGTATCAAAAGGAATACAAAGAAAAAATGACAAAGAAGACCTCAACTGTAACAGAAGAGGTAACTTCAGAACCAAAATTCGAATATTCGGATAAATAA